A DNA window from Castanea sativa cultivar Marrone di Chiusa Pesio chromosome 7, ASM4071231v1 contains the following coding sequences:
- the LOC142642972 gene encoding mechanosensitive ion channel protein 6-like: MDSSLKKSYKSHNTYKHLKKLSEKSNHSHEQLPMLFNNDGPRRAVDLSDHHSHRGEEEVIVKIDDRDSSATKGSETTGGKIWRASSYDFCKGLDKSGFDFARRGSGSFDGSSSGGGGGKNSNAVAAEEEEKDPPSKLIKQFLHKQKASGEMSLDMDLEMDELCVENDRKLPPVSESPLKATPSRETPTSNKNNNDSVRRRFSHDDNNNNNNDAVTWTSNASVHRKSSLLRPKNRSRLMDPPPAEMEKQSGQVRSGMLQKIDDEDDDPFLEDDMPNEFKGGNVNAWTILQWLSLVVIIGALACTLSLQFLWHMNVWKLRLWKWEVLVLVLICGRLVSGWGIRIIVFFIERNFLLRKRVLYFVYGVRKPVQNCLWLGLVLMAWHLLFDKKVERETKSDKLRYFTKFLVCMLVGTLVWMVKTLVVKVLASSFHVSTYFDRIHESLFNQYVIETLSGPPLIEIQNAEDDEFSFVDEVRQLQNAGATMPPDLKADAFPSMKSGRGIGSGGLQRSPKARSGKLSRIMSMKGHEGIAIDHLHKLNPKNVSAWNMRRLMRIVRHGTITTLDEQILETAPSGDDDFSTQIRSEVEAKAAAKKIFQNVAKHGSKFIYMEDLMRFLREDEAVKTLSLFEGAFETRRISKSSLKNWVVNAFKDRRALALTLNDTKTAVNKLHLVLKILVGIGIFVVWLLILGIATIKILLYISSQLVLVAFIFGNTCKTVFEAIIFLFVMHPYDVGDRCEIEGIQMVVEEMNILTTVFLRYDNTKLIYPNSVLATKPINNFYRSPDMGDAIEFCVHIATPADTIAAMRQRIISHVESKKEHWCAAPMIILMDFEELHRLKLALWLTHKMNYQDMGEKFVRRSLLIEEMVKIFRELDIQYRLLPVDINVRDMPPVISTRLPTTRVESTHFSEETSKFAN; the protein is encoded by the exons ATGGATTCCTCACTCAAAAAATCCTACAAATCCCACAACACTTACAAACACCTCAAAAAGCTCTCCGAAAAATCCAACCACAGCCACGAACAGCTCCCTATGCTCTTCAATAACGACGGCCCAAGGCGAGCCGTTGATTTGTCTGACCACCACAGCCACCGCGGCGAAGAAGAAGTCATTGTCAAGATCGACGACCGAGATTCCTCGGCGACGAAGGGCTCTGAGACTACTGGCGGCAAGATTTGGAGAGCGAGTAGTTACGATTTTTGTAAAGGCCTAGACAAGTCGGGTTTTGATTTCGCGCGACGCGGCAGCGGCAGCTTCGACGGCAGCAGcagcggcggcggcggcggtaAGAATAGTAATGCGGTGGcggcggaggaggaggagaaagatCCGCCGTCCAAATTGATCAAGCAGTTCTTGCACAAGCAAAAGGCTTCAGGCGAGATGTCGTTGGACATGGATTTGGAAATGGACGAGCTCTGCGTCGAAAACGACAGGAAATTGCCTCCCGTTTCCGAGTCCCCCCTCAAAGCGACACCCTCGAGAGAAACCCCCACctccaacaaaaacaacaacgaCTCAGTACGACGCCGTTTTAGCCACGAcgacaacaataacaacaacaatgacGCGGTGACGTGGACGTCAAACGCGTCGGTTCATAGGAAATCGAGCTTGTTGAGACCGAAAAATCGGTCGAGGTTGATGGACCCGCCGCCCGCTGAAATGGAAAAGCAGTCGGGTCAGGTCCGATCCGGGATGTTGCAGAAAATAGACGACGAAGACGACGACccatttttggaagatgatatGCCGAACGAGTTCAAAGGTGGGAATGTAAATGCATGGACTATTTTGCAATGGCTGAGCTTGGTTGTGATTATAGGAGCTTTGGCTTGCACGCTTAGCCTACAGTTCTTGTGGCACATGAACGTGTGGAAATTGAGACTGTGGAAATGGgaagttttggttttggttttgatttgtggGAGATTGGTTTCTGGGTGGGGGATTAGGATTATAGTGTTTTTTATTGAAAGGAATTTCCTTTTGCGTAAAAGGGTGCTTTACTTTGTATATGGGGTGAGAAAGCCTGTGCAGAATTGTCTTTGGTTGGGACTTGTTTTGATGGCTTGGCATTTATTGTTTGATAAGAAGGTTGAGAGGGAGACAAAGAGTGATAAGCTTAGGTATTTTACTAAGTTTTTGGTTTGTATGTTGGTGGGTACCTTGGTTTGGATGGTTAAGACACTTGTGGTTAAGGTTTTAGCTTCATCTTTCCATGTGAGTACTTATTTCGATAGGATTCACGAGTCTTTGTTTAATCAGTATGTGATCGAGACATTGTCTGGGCCGCCTTTGATTGAGATACAGAACGCGGAGGATGATGAGTTTAGTTTTGTTGATGAGGTTAGGCAGTTGCAAAATGCGGGTGCTACTATGCCCCCGGATTTGAAGGCGGATGCTTTTCCTTCGATGAAGAGTGGAAGGGGTATTGGGAGTGGTGGGCTGCAGAGGAGTCCGAAAGCGAGGAGTGGGAAGTTGTCAAGGATAATGTCGATGAAGGGGCATGAGGGGATAgctattgatcatttacataaGTTGAATCCTAAGAATGTGTCAGCGTGGAATATGAGGAGGTTGATGAGGATTGTGAGGCATGGGACAATTACCACATTGGATGAGCAGATATTGGAAACTGCCCCTTCTGGGGACGATGATTTTTCTACGCAGATTAGGAGTGAAGTTGAGGCGAAAGCCGCAGCAAAGAAAATATTTCAGAATGTTGCTAAGCACGGGTCCAA GTTTATCTACATGGAGGACTTGATGCGTTTCTTGCGAGAAGATGAGGCTGTGAAAACCTTGAGTCTCTTTGAAGGAGCCTTTGAGACCAGGAGAATCAGTAAATCATCCTTGAAGAACTGGGTG GTCAATGCCTTCAAAGACCGAAGAGCACTCGCTTTGACGTTGAATGATACCAAAACAGCTGTGAACAAGCTTCATCTAGTGCTGAAAATTCTAGTTGGCATTGGCATATTTGTGGTTTGGCTTCTGATATTGGGAATTGCCACAATTAAAATTCTGCTCTACATAAGCTCTCAGCTCGTCCTcgttgcatttatttttggaaacacCTGCAAGACAGTATTTGAAGCAATCATCTTCTTATTTGTAATGCATCCATATGATGTGGGAGATAGGTGTGAAATTGAAGGGATTCAG aTGGTTGTAGAAGAAATGAACATCTTGACTACCGTATTTCTGAGATATGACAATACAAAGCTCATTTACCCAAACAGTGTTCTTGCTACTAAGCCCATCAATAACTTCTATCGTAGTCCTGACATGGGAGATGCCATTGAATTCTGTGTCCATATAGCAACACCTGCAGATACGATTGCAGCTATGAGGCAAAGAATAATTAG TCATGTTGAGAGCAAGAAGGAGCACTGGTGTGCTGCACCTATGATTATATTGATGGATTTTGAAGAGTTACACAGACTGAAGTTGGCCTTGTGGCTTACACACAAAATGAACTACCAAGACATGGGTGAGAAGTTTGTAAGGAGATCTCTTTTGATTGAAGAGATGGTTAAGATTTTCCGTGAGCTTGACATTCAATACCGCCTGCTTCCAGTTGACATTAATGTCCGCGACATGCCTCCTGTGATCTCTACCCGGCTTCCAACGACTAGGGTGGAAAGTACGCATTTCAGCGAGGAAACAAGCAAGTTTGCCAACTAA
- the LOC142644537 gene encoding uncharacterized protein LOC142644537 — MSSVQLERDPGLRRQIYTYHVDQRDEIRQRYIMLGPYQPRFKKILKSEKGRNFQVSWYEDDRFKPWLEYSPKKDAAFCLLCFLFHKPTGHDEQNAFTVNGFKNWKKVRNCESYSFSLHMGKDLNSTHRFAHKACQDFMNQSQHIDRVVDNFISVQIVNNRVRLKASIDVVRHLALQAIAFRGRDESSTSTNRGNFLTTLDLMVGNNNNVVEIMAKAPKNATYTSPEIQKEILHVISTRVKKAIREEIGDAKFCILVDEARDESMKKQMAVVLKYVVQERFYGIVHVVDIAAITLKRRYIICSLISA, encoded by the coding sequence ATGAGTTCGGTGCAATTAGAACGTGATCCTGGATTGCGTAGACAAATATATACTTATCATGTTGATCAACGAGATGAGATTCGGCAACGTTACATTATGTTGGGTCCATACCAGCCtcgttttaaaaaaattttaaaatctgaGAAGGGTCGAAACTTTCAAGTTTCTTGGTATGAAGATGATCGCTTTAAGCCATGGCTTGAATATTCTCCTAAAAAAGATGCCGCTTTTTGTCTACTCTGCTTTCTCTTTCATAAGCCAACTGGGCATGATGAACAAAATGCATTCACAGTTAACGGATTTAAGAATTGGAAGAAAGTGAGAAATTGTGAAAGCTATTCTTTTAGTCTTCATATGGGGAAAGATCTTAACTCCACTCATAGATTTGCCCATAAAGCGTGTCAGGATTTCATGAACCAGTCTCAACACATAGACAGGGTAGTGGACAATTTCATTTCAGTACAAATTGTAAATAATCGAGTACGATTGAAGGCTTCAATTGATGTTGTTCGACATCTTGCCTTGCAAGCTATTGCTTTTAGAGGTCGAGATGAAAGCTCTACTTCAACCAATCGGGGAAACTTTCTTACGACATTGGATTTGATGGTGggcaataataataatgttgttGAAATAATGGCAAAAGCTCCAAAAAATGCCACCTACACATCACctgaaattcaaaaagaaattctaCATGTTATTTCAACCAGAGTGAAGAAGGCAATTAGGGAAGAAATTGGCGATGCAAAGTTTTGCATATTGGTTGATGAAGCTCGTGATGAGTCCATGAAAAAGCAAATGGCTGtggttttaaaatatgttgTGCAAGAACGATTTTATGGGATTGTTCATGTTGTTGACATTGCAGCAATAACCCTTAAAAGGAGATATATTATTTGCTCTCTAATCAGTGCTTAG
- the LOC142644539 gene encoding uncharacterized protein LOC142644539, with amino-acid sequence MRGEWNELQALILNDCPYAYYIHCFAHRLQLALVGASKAIVPLNRFFNKLILVINNTRASCKRIEQLKIARAFDIAYLIDIEELETGKGLNQIVTLQQPGDTRWGSHYKSVSSLIKLFSPTCEVLLKIMDEGNSSQKVEAESAYEVLISFEFVFILHFVNETMGITNKLCQALQNQSQNILNAMHLVSSTKKLIQQFIDEKWDDLLATVISFCKKRGIDVPDINARYVARFGRSRQQQEDFKNEHYYKVDIFNARIDSQLQELNHRFSEHAMELLTLSSALDP; translated from the coding sequence ATGCGGGGTGAGTGGAATGAATTAcaagctttgattttgaatgattGTCCATATGCTTACTACATTCATTGTTTTGCACATCGCTTACAATTGGCATTAGTAGGAGCATCGAAAGCAATTGTCCCTCTTAAtagatttttcaataaattgatTTTGGTTATCAATAATACTCGTGCTTCATGCAAACGTATTGAGCAATTAAAAATTGCTagagcttttgacattgcatatttgattgatattgaaGAGCTTGAGACTGGGAAAGGACTTAATCAGATTGTTACTTTACAGCAACCTGGAGATACTCGTTGGGGTTCGCATTATAAATCGGTTTCTAGCTTGATAAAGTTGTTTAGTCCAACATGTGAAGTTCTATTGAAAATCATGGATGAAGGAAATTCTTCACAAAAAGTAGAAGCAGAGTCCGCTTATGAGgtattaatttcatttgaatttgtctTCATCTTACATTTTGTTAATGAAACTATGGGGATCACTAATAAACTTTGTCAAGCTttgcaaaaccaatcacaaaacaTTTTAAATGCTATGCATTTAGTTTCATCCACTAAAAAGCTTATTCAACAATTTATAGATGAGAAATGGGATGACTTACTAGCTACTGTGATATCATTTTGTAAGAAACGTGGTATAGATGTCCCTGATATAAATGCTCGTTATGTTGCAAGATTTGGTCGATCTCGTCAACAACAAGAGGATTTTAAAAATGAGCATTATTATAAAGTAGATATTTTTAATGCAAGAATAGATTCTCAATTACAGGAACTAAATCATCGGTTTAGCGAGCATGCCATGGAGTTACTTACGCTTAGCTCAGCTCTAGACCCTTGA